The Weissella confusa DNA window AAATTTACTCACGTGCACGTCAAGGAATTGACTTGTCAATTAACGCCTTGTCAGCCTTGATGTTCTTGTTGTCTTTGCTTTTGGTCACAATCTACTACTTCATTTCAAACTACAGTATGAAGTCAAGTAAGAAGAAGCGTGGCGGTGCAGCGGGAATGGTGGTACATCAATAATGAAGAGATTAGCATGGTTAACCGGGATTATTCTGGCCGCAGTCGCTTTGTTATTTGGTATCAATCTAGCATTGCAAAAGTCGGCCGAGTCTGGCTTGAAGTCAGGCGCTAATAAGACCCTAACGATTTATAACTGGGGAGATTACATCGACCCAACGTTGATTAAGAAGTTCCAAAACGAAACTGGTTACAAAGTGGACTATGAGACATTTGACTCAAACGAAGCGATGTTTACGAAGATTCAACAAGGTGGAACACACTATGATTTGGCGGTTCCGTCAGATTACATGATCCAGAAGATGAAGAAGGCCAATATGTTGGTCAAGCTTGATCACAGCAAGTTGACTGGTTTAAACAACTACGATGACCGTTTTATGGATCAACCGTTTGATTGTGGTAACGAGTACTCAGTGCCTTATTTCTGGGGAACATTGGGAATTGTTTACAACGACAAGTACGTTAAGCCAGGGGAAATTAAGACCTGGAATGACCTATGGAACCCACGTTTTAAGAATTCAATCATGTTGATTGATTCTTCTCGTGACATCATGGGGATGACGTTGGCCTCAAGTGGTAATTCAGTTAACACAAAGAGCATTCCAGAATTGGCTGCGGCTAAGGGAAAGCTTGAAACATTGATGCCAAACGTTAAGGCGATTGTTGCCGACGAAATCAAGATGTACATGGCCCAAGATGAGGCTGCCTTGGCAGTTGATTACTCAGGTGATGCTGCCGAAATGATTTCTGAAAACTGTCATCTGCACTATGTGGTGCCATCTGACGGTGGTAACATGTGGTTCGATAATATCGTTATGCCTAAGACGGTGAAGAATAAGAAAGCAGCGTATGCATTCATTAACTTCATGAGCAAGCCAGAAAATGCAGCGAAGAATGCTGAATATGTTGGTTATGCAACGCCTAATAAGAAGGCGAAGGCTTTGTTGCCAAAGTCAATTCGTAACGATAAGCAATGGTATCCAGATGCCAAGACATTGTCGCATTTGGAAGTTTACCAAGACCTCGGCCCATACTGGGTTGGTCAATACAACGATTACTTCTTGGAATTCAAGATGACAAACCGTTAAGCAATGAAGGCCGGTGCAGCAATGTGCCGGCCTTTTTGCACGCAATCACAAAATATTTACAGTTATTCTAAGGAAAGACACGTATAATGAAAGGGTTAAGTTGATTTTTAAATCAGGGGAGAAGTATTACTAATGAAAAAGTTTCGACCAGAAGTGTTGATTGCTGCCATTGCGGTGGTAGTCGTCGCGGGTGCGATGGTATTTGCAGCGATGTCTGCTAAGTCTGGGGATGCACAAACAAGCTCTTCATCAAGTGCTAGTTCATCATCAACGTTGTCTAAGGCAAAGTTGGATAAGTTGACGTTGCCACAATTGTCAGATACGGTTGCTAAGAACGAAAGTGAAGTTGTGATGCATACATCAATGGGTGACATCACGATTAAGTTGTTCAACAAGTATGCACCGTTGGCTGTTGAGAACTTCGTGACGCACGCCAAGGATGGTTACTACAACAACACGACATTCCACCGTGTCATTAAGGATTTCATGATCCAAGGTGGTGATCCTAAGGGTGATGGTACTGGTGGTGAGTCAATTTGGAATGGTAAGGATTCTAAGATTGATAGTGGTAATGGTTTCAAGAACGAAATTAGCCCATCTTTGTACAACATCCGTGGGGCGCTTGCAATGGCGAATGCCGGTGCTGATACTAACGGGTCACAATTCTTTATCAACCAAAATTCAGATGATGTGACCAGCAAGATTAGTGCTAAGCGTTACCCAGAAAAGATTTATGAAGCTTACAAGAAGGGTGGAAACCCAACTTTGGACGGCTCATACACAGTCTTTGGTCAAGTTATTTCAGGTATGGACGTTGTCGATAAGATTGCGTCAGTTTCTACCGATGACAGTGATAAGCCAACTGAGACGGTGACGGTAACGTCAGTCGAAGTGGTTAAGGATGCTTCAAGCAAGTAAAACAAAAAAGAAAAGCACACGCTCGAATGAGCGTGTGCTTTTTGTTAGTGCGCAGTTTCTTCTTCCTCTTGCACTTCATGCGCTTGCGCAGTGTTGTTAACAAGCAATTGGAAGTAGTTATCAAATCCAGGCTTGTCATAACTTTGCATCAAAGCAATGAAGTCAACAGTAGACCATTCACTGACAACAATGGCACCATCATTGTATTGCAAACTGCGCGCAATTGATGATGTGTTCTCAACTAGATAGAAGGTCTCATTTGTGTCTAGGTACAACAACTGCAACTTGATGTTACGGTTGGCACCTAGAGCGGCCTTCGCAGCTAGGAATGGGTCTGAAACGAAACGTTGACTAACGTTCTCGTGACGAAACTTGTGAATCGTCTCCAACGTGTTACCAATAATCTTCATAGCGAGTTCCTCGACTTTATCGAATAATAAATTAGAATGATAAAAAATACCGTTTTCTAATAACATTTTAATAAAACGTTGATAAGCATTATAATACCACCATATATCGAATACGACTAGATGGTTTTGTGTATTAAAAATGAAAGCCACCAACCTGCGAGTTTGGTTGGTGGCAATATCGAATTATTGAATGATCAAAACGTCAGTCTTAGCGTTTTGAACAACGAATGAGGCAACTGAACCAACCAACAAACGCTCCAAAGTGTTCAAGCCAGACTTTCCAAGCATGATCAATTCGTTGCCGTGATCAGCAGGGAAGTCGCGGGCGATAACCGTCTTAGGTGAACCGAAACGAACGTGGATGTTAACATCCTTGGCACCTTCGTTTTGAGCAAGTTCTTGGTACTTAGCCAACTTTTCTTCGGCGTCTTGAACCAATTGGTAGACAACGTCACCAGAAATTGACATACCAGCCAAACCTGACAATGAGTTTGTGTCGATAACGTACAACAAGTCCAATGAAGTCTCGTTACGTACGGCAACGGCAGCGGCTTTTTCAACCAACTTCTCTGAAATCTTTGATCCGTCGACTGGGGCCAAAATGTTCTTGTAGTTAATGCTTTCTGCAGCCATGGCGATTTACCATCCTTTTTTAATCGATTTAGACAACATTTGTATGTGTCCCTTTGATATAAATTATTATATACCCAATGATACAAGAATGTAAGCGGTTTCTGTTAGACGATTAATCGAGAAAATAATGAGCGTCTAACCGTAGTTTATGACGTTTTTGTTTTTAATGTTACTAAATTATGTCAGCGGTGAAAAAACAGGTTCTTAACTTGCTTCCCAAATGATAGCCATGTATAATAACTGTTATGCGATGAGTCGAGAAGATCACGTTAGATCTTTGATAAACGGCCCTCATTAACAGCCGCATTGCTGGAGGGTGAGATAGGGAGTTGTGGAACTCGCTTCTCTGCACATGACTAACTTCGAGTTCGCTCGTTGGTGTACGTTGACTGATGGGTAACCATCACGTGAGCTAGAGCACGTCAATTCTAGCATTGCCAAGCGGAAAACGTCGGTCTTCGGACCGGCGTTTTTTGCATACATAAGACATATAATTACGACTTAACCATATAATGTACTATAATAAGTATGTTGTTAATATTCGATAAAAGGGGATATCGATTATGGAAAAGTTAATACAAATTCGAGTTGAAGAAGAAATCCGTAACGGTGCCGATGAAGTCTTTCGTCAAGAAGGGCTAACAACGCAACAAGCGGTCAAAATGTTTTTGACGCAGGTTGCCAATAATGGCGAGTCACCATTTCATGATTTATTTAGGCCAAAAGCGTAATACGATGAACGTCCCAGCAAAAAAGCGTGGGACGTTTATTTTTTCTTCATACCGCGAGTACAATAGGTTTGCTATAATAAAACAGAAGAAACTAGGGGGATGAATATGCAAACAATCACATTTCGACGTTTCTCTTTTTTTCAGCGACTGCTGATTAACACCATTATGTTGTTAGCCCTCGCTGGTTTATTTAAGCAAGGGCTCTATATCAGTAACTTGTTCACAGCAGTTTTGGCGGCACTTATTTTGGGTGTCCTAAATGCTTTGGTGAAGCCAGTGCTCCAAATTTTGGCATTGCCTTTTACGGTGCTAACGTTTGGTATTTTTGGCCTTATTGTTAACGGCATCGTTTTGTGGATGGCGTCAGCAATTGTGGGGGATGGCTTCCGCTTTGCAAGTTTTGGTTGGGCAGTCTTTATCGCGATCATCATGTCACTGGTGAACTTGATCATTTCAAGCTACTTCAGTCGACGAGATAGCGACATCAATAAGGAAGATTAACGATATGGCAAAGAAAATTACAGTCAAGGATTTGCTTGATAACACGCACTTGAATTTAGTTGCCGGTGAAGAATATCTAAATCGTGAAATCACGACAGCGGATATTTCTCGTCCTGGTTTGGAAATGACGGGATACTTTAATTACTATGCACCTGAACGTGTGCAGTTGATGGGAATCACGGAAACGTCATTTGCACACCGCATGAATCACGACGAATTGTTGATGGTTGCACGTAAGATGATGCAACCGAACACACCAGCGTTTGTCGTTTCAACTGGACGTCAATTGCCACAAGAGTTTATGCAAGCAGCCTTTGAAGCACAAATTCCAGTGTTGGCGACGGAATTGACATCATCACGTATTTTGTCAAACATGACCTTCTTCTTAAGTGGCGGTTTGGCAGAACGTCAATCAGTCCACGGTGTCTTGGTCGACATCTTTGGATTGGGTGTTTTGATTACGGGTGATTCTGGGGTTGGTAAGTCAGAAACGGCGCTTGAACTTGTGCAACGTGGTCACCGTTTGATTGCGGATGACCGTGTTGATGTTTATGCACAAGATGAAGAACGTTTGGTCGGTGAGCCACCTGCTATTTTGCGTAACTTGATGGAGTTGCGTGGTGTGGGAATTATCGACGTGATGAACTTGTATGGTGCTGGTGCCGTGCGTTCACACGCAACGATTGCCTTTAACCTGCACTTGGCCAAGTGGACAGATGATCAAAAGGTTGACCGTTTGGGTAATGGCGAGGAAGCTATCCAAATTCAAGGTGTTGATTTGCCACGCTTTGTTTTGCCAGTTCAAACTGGACGAAACTTGGCTGTTTTGATTGAAACGGCAGCTAAGAATTTCCGTGCCAAGAAGATGGGATTTGACGCAACTGAAACATTTAACGATAATTTGAACAAGTTAATTGCTGAAAATTCAGAGAATTAATGATTTCATTAAGGAAAAGCCCCAACTGATGGGCTTTTTCACTTTTGTGCGTTTTCAAAATTTGTGAATATGGTATTATAGAGTATGTTAGTTTTTGGCTTAAGACCAAATCTAACGCAAGGAGGAACATTGTGAGCAATGAAGTAATTGCAGTGCTAGGTGCTGGATCTTGGGGAACCGCCTTAGCAAATGTTGCTGCTGAGAATGGACATGATGTTCGTCTTTGGACATATAAGCCCGCTCAAGTAGCAGAAATCAATGAACAACACCGAAACAGTCAGTACCTCGGCGACAACCCTTTACATGAAGGTGTCGTTGCAACGGCCGATATGACCGAAGCGGTACGCGATGCGACAATCGTCTTGAGTGTGGTGCCTACTAAGGCGACACGCGAGGTTGCACATCAATTGTCAGAAGTGTTGTCAGCTTTGGACCAACAAGTTGTGTTGGTCGCTGCAACGAAAGGCTTGGAGCCGGGTACTTACAAGCGTGCATCAGAGATGCTTGCTGAAGAAGTAGCTGACTCACAGCGCTTGGGCTTGGGAATTATCTCAGGACCATCTCACGCGGAAGGGGTTATCAAGCATGACCCAACGCTAGTAACGGCTGTAAGCGAGAATTTGGCAACTGCTGAGCGCGTGCAAGCTGCCTTTACGAACAGCGTATTCCGTGTGTACACAAACACAGATTTGATTGGTGCTGAATTTGGTGCCGCATTAAAGAACGTTATTGCAATCGGTGCGGGGGCACTTGAGAGCTTGGGCTTTGATGCAAACGCTAAGGCAGGATTGTTTACACGCGGTTTGGCTGAAATCAGTCGCCTCGGGCAAGCATTTGGTGCAAACCCACTAACGTTCATGGGCTTGTCTGGTGTTGGTGACTTGTTTGTCACGGCAACTTCAGTACACTCACGTAATTACCGTGCTGGTGTACAACTTGGAGAAGGCAAGAAGCTTGATGACATCGTCGAAAACATGGGAATGGTCATCGAAGGAATTTCAACAACCAAGGTCGCTCATGAACTTGCGCTTAAGAAGCATGTTGAAATGCCAATTACATCTACAATTTATCGTGTCTTGTACGAAGGTCAAGATATCAAGGAGGCCATCAACGAATTGATGGGTCGTCCAGTTTCACAAGAAGGGAAGTAACACACTATGAAGCCAGTACGTAAGGCTATTATCCCAGCAGCAGGTTTGGGAACTCGTTTTTTGCCAGCAACTAAGGCCTTGGCCAAGGAAATGTTGCCAATCGTTGATAAGCCAACGATTCAATTTATCATCGAAGAAGCTTTGGCATCAGGTATCGAAGATATCGTTATCGTTGATGGAAAGTCAAAGCGTTCAATCGAAGATCACTTCGATTCAAACCCAGAGTTGGAAAACAACTTGAAGGAAAAGGGTAAGGACGAATTGTTGAAGTTGGTTGAAGAGACGACTGACATTAACTTGTACTTCATCCGTCAATCACACCCACGTGGATTGGGAGACGCCGTTTTGACTGCAAAGTCATTTATCGGTGACGAGCCATTCGTTGTTATGTTGGGTGATGACTTGATGGCTGATGAGACGCCTTTGACTAAGCAATTGATCGACCGTTACAACACGACGGGAGAGTCAACGCTTGCTGTTATGAAGGTTCCTCACGAGCAAGTTTCTGAATACGGTGTGATTGCACCTGAAAAGGAAGTTGAAGACGGTTTGCACCAAGTTAACTCATTCGTTGAGAAGCCAAAGCCAGAAGATGCACCTTCAGACTTGGCAATCATCGGACGTTACTTGTTGACGCCAGAAATCTTCGAAGAGTTGGAGAACACGGCACCTGGTAAGGGTAACGAAATCCAATTGACGGACGCCATCGATTCATTGAACAAGCGTCAACACGTTTACGCCCACGAATTCAAGGGTAAGCGTTACGACATCGGTTCAAAGATTGGTTTCTTGACGACTAACATTGAATACGGTTTGAACCACCCACAAACTGGTGAAGCCTTGAAGCAATACATCAAGGATTTGGCAGCTACGTTGGATTAATCTGATTGAAAAGAGGGTAGCCACACGCAGAGGCTACTCTCTTTTTGTCGGAGTAGGTTTGGAGAGAGGATTTTTTGAAGTTGGTTACTTTGAAGAGTGATTTTAAGATTATTGGGTTATCTTTGTTATTTTTAGCCCTACTGGTTATTGAGTATTGTTTATCAACGGTTTTCGTTTACAAAATGGGCTTTGTACCGTTCTTACCGTTGATTCTTCACATCGCTTGCTTCTTTGTGATTGGTGAATTGTTGGCAACAGTTTACTCATTTGTTAAGCATATGGCGAACGCATGAGAAGGTTGAAAATTTAGGTTGTTATTTGAGAGGCAGATCCATTGCAGGTGGGTCTGCCTTTTTTTGCTATCCGCCAGTTCCTTATTCCGAGAAAAAGGTCAAAACGTGTACTATAATACAGCTATAGTCCGAAAACTCGGGCGACCAATCTTACTTCCTGGGGGAACGAAGAGATGAAAGATTATGAACTATATCAAGCACGTGATAAGAAATCTAGCCAAAAGTGGCTAACCCAAGGGGCGGCAATCCTATCAACTGTATTGGCAGCTTCTTCACCTGTGCTACCAATTATCCAAATGGCTGGTAGTGTGTTTGCAGATGATACGACACAATCAACAACGAATTTAGCCTTAACGAAGGCATTACAAGATGAAAACTCGTTGGCCAGCAAGTATGCCTTGGTTGCAACGGGTAGCCAAAGTGCTGCGACAACTGGTACGACGGATGCAACGCGTCGCGATTTAGCAGCAGCTGAATTTATGTTTAGCACTAATCCTGCGGTAACAGGCATTAGCTTGGTGAACAATCAATTGGCAGTAACGGTTGCCGCAGGCACACCCGTTGCAACTGTGTTGGCGGTTTTGAATTACATCGAAGCATCTGGCTATAAGGCGATTGTGACGGCTTCACCAGTTGCTACGACATTTACAAATAATACGACGCAAAATGGTAATCCCGTCCGTCAATCAGTGCCACTAACGACACCGATTACAGAACTCGACCTACCAGCAGGTTTGATTGAAGCATTATTGGGTTCAACGACTGCCAGTGGTCAGACGTTGGCTGAACAATTGCACATCACGTCGGAAGCTGATTATAGCAACGTGACGCTAGCATCATTGCGGAGCATTACCGAGTTGAATTTGTCAGATAATGCTGCTTTTAAGCAGTGGATGGGTCAAAATATTAGTGGTGCAACCTACAATCCAGGGCAAAAGAATGGGGCTGAGTTGCGTAACTTCCAGAACCTATTCGGCATCATGACTGGTATTACGACGTTGAATATGTCTGGGCTAATGGCTGGTGCTTCTGATATGTCAGTCATTACGGCGTTTATGCAGGCGATTAATTTACCAAAGTTGACCAAGCTAACGACGCTGGATTTGTCAAATAACGCTGGTGCAATTGATGTTAATTCGTTGAATATTAGCTCATCATCACTGACGACGCTGAACTTGGCTAATAATAATATTTCTGGACTGGGATCCGGTTCACTTTCAAACTTGCCAAACCTGTTGAATTTGAATTTGGCGGACAACCACATTAACTACCTAACATCGGGTGTCCAGAGTGTGTTCTACCAACTAGATTCATTGAATTTGGATAACAATCCGTTGAATGATGATGGCATGAAGTGGTTGCAGAAAATCATGACGGATAACCCTGATTTTGTGTTGACGATGAATGGTGGTAGTGCCTCATATCAAGGTGATAATGGTCAAGCGGTTGCGATTACTGGTCAAAACGGTGCTGATTATGCGACACAAGAAGCCCAGTCATTGCAGGATGAATATACGAGTTTGCAGAGTGGCGTGATGAACGAACTTGCGTCATTGGCCGATAAAGCTGCTGAGTTAGCTAAGTCAGATGATCCTGCTGATCAGCAACTTGCACAACAATATGCGACAGATATGATTGCCTTGCAGCAGGTATGGCAAATGTTGCCTAATATGACGAATCTGACTGACCAGGCAGCTAACTTCTCGACCATTTTCCATGCTAAGTCAGCGATGGATTTGGTGCGCGATAAGTTGAAGACGGCTTTGGATACAGTGACGACAGACAATAAGGAAGCCCAAGAAAATGACGCCACATCAAGCGAAGCGCAACAGCCAGGCAGTGAGGCTGCAAACGATGCAGAAATGAGTGCAGCTACTGAAAAGGGTGCCTCAATTGCTCGTGATTTAAGTTCGCTTAACTCAAATCTGGACTTAAGCTCATATGAGTCGGCTCTTTCAAGTATCATCGCTGTTGCATCAAGTGCGGCAACGGCAGCCGCTTCAATCGCGAATGCGGATCCACAAGCCGATTATCAAGCAGATACGGCGGCGACCGCTTCGGCGTTGGCTGACCGTGGTGCATCGAGTGCTGCGAGTTACTTGTCGAATGCCAAGAGTAATATGGCGTTGGCATCATCTGCATTGTCAGCAGGCGAATCGTATGCGACAGCTGGTAATGCGTCATCAGCAAATGATTTGTTTAATTCAGCAGAAAGCTTGTACAACTCAGCTGCTAATGCAATTAAGTCAGCGAGCGCAACACAATCAACAGCTGACGAACAATTACGAAATGCATCAAGTGCTGCGTCATTGGGGTCACAAATGGTGGATGATGCCAATACGGTTTCATTTGTAAATAGCATTGCCACGGTTGCACAAAGCTCTGCAGCAGCCGCTTCGAGTCTAGTGTCATCGGCTAAGTCAGTGCTGAACGATATGAGCAGTTTGAGCAGTGACTACCTTGGCTCATTGGATGCAGCAACAGCATCTTCATTGGCAAGCATTGAGTCACGTGCAAGCAAAGCAATCTCGGTTGCACAAAGTTATACTGATCAAGCGTCATCAGCGGCTGATGCGACAAAGAGCTTAGCAGCTGTCACATCAAATGCTGGTATGAGTTATATCGATAACGTTTTCGGTAACGGAAACATATTGAACACATCAAGCATTGCCTCGGTTGCACGTAGTCAAATGACCTCAGCGGCTAACGGGGCCAACTCTGATGCTATCAGTACGGATAGTTACTACAAGCAAGCTTCTTCAGCACTTATTGTGGCTAGTTCACAAGCAAGTTTGGCTAACTCGATGAAGAGTAGCATCATCAATTCGATTTTGGCAGCGCAGTCAAGTTCAGCCGCTACATCGAATTCGGAAAACGCAAGTGATGGTAACAGCCTAGTGACGCCACCAACTGACAGTTCTAGTGCAGTGGTAGATGCACCAGTTAGTGATAGTTCAGCGACGAGTGAGTCGAGTGCGACATCAGCATCAGACACACAAAGCGAGAACGAATCATCAGCGGTAGCGTCAGATAGTGTTGCTACGAGTGGAGAATCATCAGTGGCGAGTGACGCAACTGAGAGTTCAGCTAGTTCTGCACCGAGCGACTCGAGCGCTTCATCAGAGTCACAAGATGACACCAATTCATCAGCGGTAGCGTCAGATAGTGCTGCTACGAGTGAAGGTTCATCAGTCGCCAGCGAATCAAACGTCGTATCAGAATCGTCAGCGAGTGACGTAACAAGCTCAGCAACCGATGATTCAAGCGCAAGTGATGACAGCAATTCATCAGCAGTAGCGTCAGATAGTGCTGCTACGAGTGAAGAAACATCAGTAGCAGATGATTCAAATGCGAGCTCAGAGTCACAAGATGAAACTAGCTCATCAGCAACTGTCTCGGACAGCACTGCAGCAAGTGAATCATCTGAAGTAGCGAATAGTTCAGTTGCTAGTGATTCAAATGTTGTTTCGGAATCCTCAGCGAGTGACGCAACAAGCGAGGCATCATCTGCAGTTAGTGATTCTGCCGAAAGTTCAGTTAGTTCAGCAACGAGTGATTCGGTGGCAACGTCAGATTCTCAAGGAGAGGCAAATTCATCAGCAACTGCATCAGACAGTGCGGCTACGAGTGAGTCTTCTGAAGTGGCAAATAGTTCGGTTGCAAGTGATTCCAACGTGACGCCAGAAACGCCAACAAGTGGATCTGATAGTAGTGCATCAAGCGAAGAATCGTCAGCGCCAAGTGATGTATCGGAAAGTTCAGCAAGTTCAGTAACGAGTGACTCAAATGCAACATCAGAGTCACAAGGTGAGGCAAATACTTCAGCAACTACCTCTGATAGTGACGTCACAGGTGAAGTTTCACCAGTGGCCAGTGATTCGAATACGATTTCTGAATCACCAGCTGAAAATGGTTCGTCAACGAATACGTCGGACAACGCAACCACGGCGAACGCCGGCGCTAATGGTGGTACAGTTGCTGCGGTAGCAAACCCTACTGCAACGCCTAACACGAACACATCAAACGCGCCAACCAGTGGTGCGGTGGCAGCCTTCAATGCTGGGCAAGCAGTTGGTACGTCCGTCACGACGTCAGCTGCAACGACTACGTCTGCTTCAGCAACTGGCACTACAGCAACCCCCGCTAGCGATGGTACAGCAGGAGCACGAGTACGTGATACGGTTGTTAACGATGATCAAATTACATCGGCAGCGCAACGACAAATTGCGGACACGAACGATACAACGTGGTACTCACGTTTGATTGCATCTATTGTTGGTGTTGTAATGGGCTTCTTCTTGCTATTCAGTCGTCGTCGTAAGGATCGCGAAGATGAAAGCCAAGTCACGGATGAGGACAGCAAATTGTTTAGTGATGTTGAACAATTGAAGTCTCAATGGCGTGATGAAAACAAGGATAATAAGTAATTAACTTAAGTGGCCTAGACGAATTTCGTTTAGGCCATTTTTTGTACCCTTTAATTTGGGACGAAAACCAGTTAGAATAGAACCACGAATTAAATTAAAAAATAATGAAAGTTCGACGAGGGGGAGCAATCATGGCACAACAGTATGACACAATTATTTTAGGCGCTGGACCTGGCGGTATGACGGCCGCAACGTACGCTTCACGTGCTAACATGTCAGTATTGATGATTGACCGCGGTATCTATGGTGGTCAAATGAACAACACGGCGGAAATCGAAAACTACCCAGGGTTCCCTTCAATTTTGGGACCTGAGTTGGCTGAGAAGATGTACGCATCATCAACGCAATTTGGGGCTGAGTATGCCTTTGGTACAGTGCTTCACGTCGAAGCACAAGCAGATGGTAGCTGGCGCGTTGTAACAGATATGGACGAATACAGTGCTAACACGGTGATTGTTGCCACTGGTGCCGCCTACAAGAAGCTTGATGTGCCAGGTGAAGAAGCCTTCGCTGGCCGTGGTGTTTCTTACTGTGCGGTGTGTGATGGGGCATTCTTCCGTGGCCAACACGTGATTGTTGTCGGTGGTGGTGATTCAGCCGTCGAAGAAGCAACATACTTGGCCGGTTTGGCTGATCACGTAACGATTGTTCACCGTCGCGATAAGTTGCGTGCCCAACAAATTTTGCAAGACCGCGCTTTCGCGAATGAAAAGATTTCATTTGTTTGGAACTCTGAAGTCGAAGAAATCTTGGGTGATGACAAGAAGGTCACTGGCGTCCGCGTTCGCAATAATCAAACCGACGAAACGTCAGAGATTGACGCAGCTGGAGTGTTCATCTATGTTGGCTTGTTGCCAGTATCTGACCCAGTGCAAGATTTGGGGATTACGGATGCTAATGGTTGGATTATGACGAATGACCGCATGGAAACGTCACAACCAGGAATCTTTGCCATTGGGGATGTTCGTGAAAAGGAACTTCGCCAAATTACAACGGCGGTCGGGGATGCAGCGGTTGCTGGTCAAAACGCCTTTTCATACAACGAAAACTTTAAGATGCGTGCATCTGAAGTAACTGAATAATTAGCTATCAAACAAGAGTCAGTCGTCTATGCGGTTGACTCTTTATTAGTCTTTCCTAATTTATTACCAAAATGTCAGAAGATAGCGTAAAATATACAAGAGCGTTTTTGCTGATACGAAAGAAAGGGGTCCACACATGACGCAAGGAACTAAGATTATTGCCTCATCTCACTACGTTCCAAGTGATATCATCA harbors:
- the trxB gene encoding thioredoxin-disulfide reductase, encoding MAQQYDTIILGAGPGGMTAATYASRANMSVLMIDRGIYGGQMNNTAEIENYPGFPSILGPELAEKMYASSTQFGAEYAFGTVLHVEAQADGSWRVVTDMDEYSANTVIVATGAAYKKLDVPGEEAFAGRGVSYCAVCDGAFFRGQHVIVVGGGDSAVEEATYLAGLADHVTIVHRRDKLRAQQILQDRAFANEKISFVWNSEVEEILGDDKKVTGVRVRNNQTDETSEIDAAGVFIYVGLLPVSDPVQDLGITDANGWIMTNDRMETSQPGIFAIGDVREKELRQITTAVGDAAVAGQNAFSYNENFKMRASEVTE